In Lytechinus variegatus isolate NC3 chromosome 12, Lvar_3.0, whole genome shotgun sequence, a single window of DNA contains:
- the LOC121424827 gene encoding signal recognition particle subunit SRP72-like gives MSKQKTPEVNLANLYHELNKFAQNADYSNPRALNVANKILKANRGDETAFQCKIICLIHQTQFQIALKEIVNNPNVASGLSFEKAYCQYRLNKIPEALSTIRNVSDPSPKLQELLGQVLYRLEQYSECVNVYKNLIKNTSDDYEEERQTNLSAVIAGLKLWENKDVDDPGLEDETWELSFNRACLLIGQGNYPEALAQLVQAEKLCREMMEEDDDVEAELGIIYVQRAYVLQLQGMNDEAIKLYNQVVKARPSDIGLMAVASANIISLNKDQNVFDSKKKVKATMVSGLENKLTKGQKSLMSYNRFLLLLYTNQFEQCRKLLSTMKSDDYGEEMLCLLQASLFCRQKQIPKAVQVIQDFVSSHDNVGLPTQLTVAQLFLLQGNISKACDVLQSLDGSSHRPAIVSTLVALYVGMENGESAIGVLDEAVNWYKQYGGPQNELNILLRENTAFKLKRGQSQAATSMLEDLRRSNPGDIKTLAQLISAYSKFDPKRAQELSKELPSVAQLSADVDVDVLENTPLTLSTRQLKKGGKTDGEKTGAVTSVEEMKKKRKRKRKPQLPKNFDSSVAPDPERWLPMRERSYFKGKRRRDKKGGVGKGTQGATAGSGDMDASKPSSVPNSPRPGSQTSSNTASPSPANPTPRQQKPASAAAKKNKAKKKRGGKW, from the exons ATGTCGAAACAAAAGACACCTGAAGTGAATTTAGCAAATCTTTACCACGAACTGAACAAGTTTGCTCAAAATGCTGATTACAGTAATCCCAGGGCACTCAACGTTGCGAATAAGA taTTAAAAGCTAATCGTGGAGATGAGACTGCTTTCCAGTGCAAGATCATTTGTTTGATTCATCAAACTCAGTTTCAGATTGCTCTTAAGGAAATAGTCAACAACCCTAATGTAGCCAG TGGTTTGTCCTTTGAGAAGGCTTACTGCCAGTATCGACTGAACAAGATTCCAGAAGCTTTATCAACCATCAGAAATGTTTCTGACCCAAGCCCAAAGCTCCAGGAGTTGCTTGGCCAAGTG ctttACAGATTAGAGCAATACAGTGAGTGTGTCAACGTATACAAAAACTTGATCAAAAATACATCA GATGATtatgaagaagaaagacagaccaATCTATCAGCCGTCATTGCTGGCCTTAAACTGTGGGAGAATAAAGATGTG GATGATCCAGGACTGGAGGATGAAACTTGGGAGCTTAGTTTCAATCGAGCATGTTTGCTGATTGGTCAAGGGAATTACCCAGAAGCCCTTGCACAGTTAGTCCAGGCTGAAAAGCTTTGCCGAGAGATGATGGAGGAGGAT GATGATGTTGAAGCTGAACTTGGAATAATCTATGTTCAAAGAGCTTATGTGTTACAGCTACAAGGCATGAATGATGAAGCTATCAAACTATATAATCAAGTTGTTAAAGCGAG GCCTTCAGATATTGGGCTAATGGCAGTGGCTTCTGCTAACATTATCTCACTAAACAAA GATCAAAATGTATTTGATTCCAAGAAGAAGGTTAAGGCTACCATGGTTTCTGGTCTGGAGAACAAACTGACCAAAGGTCAAAAGTCACTCATGTCATACAATAGGTTCCTTCTTCTACTCTACACTAATCAG TTTGAGCAGTGTCGCAAGTTGCTTTCCACCATGAAATCAGATGACTATGGAGAAGAGATGCTGTGTCTTCTTCAGGCTAGTCTCTTCTGTCGTCAGAAACAGATTCCTAAAGCCGTCCAGGTTATTCAG GACTTTGTTAGTTCTCATGATAATGTTGGTTTGCCTACTCAACTGACTGTAGCCCAGCTGTTTTTGCTTCAAG GAAATATTTCCAAAGCTTGTGATGTCCTTCAGTCTCTGGATGGCAGTAGTCACAGACCTGCCATCGTCTCAACACTGGTGGCGCTCTACGTTGGTATGGAGAATGGGGAATCCGCCATTGGTGTACTGGACGAAGCTGTTAATTGGTACAAGCAATATGGG GGCCCTCAGAATGAGTTGAATATTCTTCTTCGTGAGAATACAGCTTTCAAATTGAAGAGAGGTCAGTCCCAGGCAGCCACTTCCATGTTAGAAGATCTAAGAAG GTCTAACCCAGGAGATATCAAAACCCTAGCTCAGCTTATATCAGCCTACTCCAAGTTTGACCCCAAAAGAGCACAAGA ACTAAGTAAAGAGCTACCATCAGTAGCTCAGCTCTCTGCTGATGTAGATGTAGATGTATTAGAGAATACTCCTCTAACACTAAGCACTAGACAACtgaagaaaggaggaaagactGACGGAGAAAAGACTGGTGCTGTAACATCAGTTGaagagatgaagaagaaaagaaaacgaaagagAAAAC CCCAGCTGCCCAAGAATTTTGACTCCTCGGTAGCACCAGACCCTGAGCGATGGTTACCAATGAGAGAAAGGTCATACTTTAAGGGAAAGAGACGACGAGATAAGAAGGGAGGAGTAGGCAAAGGAACACAGGGAGCTACAGCAGGCAGTGGAGATAT GGATGCCAGCAAGCCAAGCAGTGTACCAAACTCACCCCGCCCTGGATCACAGACAAGTAGCAATACAGCCTCCCCCTCACCAGCTAACCCCACCCCCAGGCAACAGAAACCAGCCTCAGCTGCTGCTAAGAAGAACAAAGCAAAGAAGAAGAGGGGAGGAAAATGGTAG